Proteins from a genomic interval of Phalacrocorax aristotelis chromosome 3, bGulAri2.1, whole genome shotgun sequence:
- the MDH1 gene encoding malate dehydrogenase, cytoplasmic has translation MGEPIRVLVTGAAGQIAYSLLYSIAKGDVFGKEQPLVLVLLDITPMMTVLEGVVMELQDCALPLLREVIPTDKEEVAFKDLDIAILVGSMPRREGMERKDLLKANVKIFKSQGAALDKYAKKTVKVVVVGNPANTNCLIASKSAPSIPKENFSCLTRLDHNRAKSQIALKLGVTANDVKNVIIWGNHSSTQYPDVNHAKVNVKGKEVGVYEAIKDDSWLKGDFILTVQQRGAAVIKARKLSSAMSAAKAICDHVRDIWFGTPAGEFVSMGVISDGNSYGVPEDLLYSFPVVIKDKTWKFVEGLPINDFSREKMDLTAKELAEEKETAVEFLSSA, from the exons GGTGAACCTATCAGAGTCCTGGTGACCGGAGCTGCCGGGCAGATTGCTTACTCACTGCTCTACAGCATTGCCAAGGGGGATGTCTTTGGCAAAGAACAG CCGCTTGTTCTTGTGCTGCTGGATATCACCCCCATGATGACTGTATTGGAAGGTGTAGTAATGGAGCTGCAGGACTGTGCTCTACCACTGCTGAGAG AGGTCATTCCAACAGACAAGGAGGAAGTTGCATTCAAAGACCTTGACATAGCAATTCTGGTTGGCTCCATGCCAAGGAGAGAGGGCATGGAGAGGAAGGATTTACTCAAAGCAAATGTGAAAATTTTCAAGTCTCAGGGTGCAGCCTTGGACAAGTacgccaaaaagactgtcaaG gttGTGGTAGTTGGGAATCCAGCAAATACTAACTGCCTGATTGCATCAAAGTCAGCCCCATCAATACCAAAGGAGAACTTCAGCTGTTTAACTCGCTTGGATCACAACAGAGCTAAATCTCAG ATTGCTCTGAAACTTGGTGTGACTGCTAATGATGTGAAGAATGTCATCATCTGGGGGAACCACTCATCCACTCAATATCCAGATGTTAACCATGCAAAGGTAAAcgtgaaaggaaaggaagttgGAGTTTATGAAGCTATAAAAGATGACAGCTGGCTGAAGGGAGACTTTATCCTG ACTGTTCAGCAACGTGGAGCAGCAGTTATTAAGGCTAGGAAGCTGTCCAGTGCGATGTCAGCTGCCAAAGCTATCTGTGATCATGTGAGGGACATCTGGTTTGGCACTCCAGCG GGGGAATTTGTTTCCATGGGAGTAATTTCTGATGGCAATTCTTATGGTGTTCCTGAAGACTTGTTATATTCATTCCCTGTTGTGATCAAG gACAAGACCTGGAAGTTTGTTGAGGGTCTTCCTATCAATGATTTTTCTCGTGAGAAGATGGATCTGACTGCTAAGGAGTTAGCTGAAGAGAAGGAGACTGCTGTGGAATTCCTCTCCAGTGCATGA